The Lathamus discolor isolate bLatDis1 chromosome 22, bLatDis1.hap1, whole genome shotgun sequence genomic sequence AAGCCCCACAGAGGCCTGAGGTAAGCCCCACAGAGGCCTGAGGTAAGCCCCACAGAGGCCTGGGGCAGACTCGCAGGAGGCCCGAGGGGAGGGGGATACGAGTCGGGCCCACCCCGGAGCACGTTACCGGGCCCTACAAACCACCCCCACCACAGCCCTCGGTGCGGCGCGGAGCCGAGCAGGGCCGTACCGGAGCGGGCCGTACCTCAGCGCGCCGCCGCTTCTGCCCGCcccggccgcggccccgcccgGCCGCTGCGCCCGCCCGCCCTTCCCGCCCATAAATACCGGCGGTCGGGCGGCGCCGGTCCGCAGAGCAGCCGCTGGCCCCCCGCGACCATGAGCTCGTACGGCTACGACCCGTTCTTCCCCTCCTACAAGCGCCGCTATGCCGAGAGCCCGCGGCTCCATGTCTCGGCGATGCGCAGCAGCGGCGGGTACAGCTCGACGCGTTCGGCGTACTCCAGCCTGTCCGCGCCCGTGTCCTCGGTGTCGGTGCGCCGCAGCTATGCCACCTCCAGCGCCTCGGGCTCCCTCCTGCACTCCGTGGACAGCCTCGACCTTAGCCAGGTAGCGGCCATCAGCAACGACCTCAAGTCGATCCGCAGCCAGGAGCGGGCGCAGCTGCAGGACCTCAACGACCGCTTCGCCTGCTTCATCGAGCGGGTGCatgagctggagcagcagaacaAGGTGCTGGAGGcggagctgctggtgctgcggCAGAAGCACGCCGAGCCCTCCCGCTTCCGCGCCCTCTACGAGCAGGAGATCCGGGAGCTGCGCTTGGCCGCCGAGGAGGCGACGAGCGAGAAGCAGGCGCTGCAGGGCGAGCGGGAGAGCCTGGAGGAGACGCTCCGCGGGCTGCAGGCGCGCTACGAGGAGGAGGTGCTGAGCCGGGAGGACGCGGAGGCGCGGCTGCTGGAGGTGCGGAAGGGCGCGGACGAGGCGGCGCTGGCGCGGGCGGAGCTGGAGAAGCGGGTGGACAGCTTGCTGGACGAGCTGGCCTTCCTCAAGAAGGTGCATGAGGAGGAGCTGGCCGAGCTGCAGGCGCAGATCCAGTACGCGCACCTCTCCGTGGAGATGGACGTGTCGGCCAAACCCGACCTCTCGGCCGCGCTGCGCGACATCCGCGCCCAGTACGAGAAGCTGGCGGCTCGCAACATGCAGAACGCCGAGGAGTGGTTCCGCAGCCGCTTCACCGTCCTCAGCGAGAGCGCGGCCAAGAACACGGACGCCGTCCGCGCCGCCAAGGACGAGGTCTCGGAGAGCCGCCGGCTGCTCAAAGCCAAGACGCTGGAGATCGAGGCCACCCGCGGCATGAACGAGGCgctggagaagcagctgcaggagctggaagagAAGCAGAGCGCTGACATCTCTGCCCTGCAGGTGAGGGGTCCGGCTCCGCGGAGAGGGGAGCTCAGGGGCACTCAAACGTGCATCAGTACGGTCATACGGTAGCGTCGCTGTATTGCAAGCCGAAGCTGTAAAGCGTTAGGAAACCGTGATGCAAAATGCCACAGAGCTATAGTGCGTGATATAGCATTAACTATATGCCAATCAAGACTGACTCTATCACTAT encodes the following:
- the NEFL gene encoding neurofilament light polypeptide — protein: MSSYGYDPFFPSYKRRYAESPRLHVSAMRSSGGYSSTRSAYSSLSAPVSSVSVRRSYATSSASGSLLHSVDSLDLSQVAAISNDLKSIRSQERAQLQDLNDRFACFIERVHELEQQNKVLEAELLVLRQKHAEPSRFRALYEQEIRELRLAAEEATSEKQALQGERESLEETLRGLQARYEEEVLSREDAEARLLEVRKGADEAALARAELEKRVDSLLDELAFLKKVHEEELAELQAQIQYAHLSVEMDVSAKPDLSAALRDIRAQYEKLAARNMQNAEEWFRSRFTVLSESAAKNTDAVRAAKDEVSESRRLLKAKTLEIEATRGMNEALEKQLQELEEKQSADISALQDTINKLENELRTTKSEMARYLKEYQDLLNVKMALDIEIAAYRKLLEGEETWLSFTSVGSITSGYTQTAPTFGRSAYSGLQSSSYLMTTRSFPTYYSSHVQEEQIEIEETVEAAKAEEAKAAPAEEGEEEEKEEGEEEAGGEEAEEEEEGAKEESEEAKEGEEEEEGEETAAEEGEESQETAEETGEEEKEEKGAAGKEESEVKKKA